One window of the Kwoniella dejecticola CBS 10117 chromosome 3, complete sequence genome contains the following:
- a CDS encoding TATA-box-binding protein, whose product MSGLALPTASSSASIPKAGSSSQANGNGQILRDDERLEGEGEVLKRAPAKAISSVPEITSVQGLVPTLQNIVATVNLECRLDLKTIALHARNAEYNPKRFAAVVMRIRDPKTTALIFASGKMVVTGAKSEDDSRLASRKYARIIQKLGFDARFAEFKIQNIVGSCDVKFPIRLEGLAFSHGAFSSYEPELFPGLIYRMMKPKVVLLIFVSGKIVLTGAKVREEIYMAFNQIYSVLVEFRKEA is encoded by the exons ATGTCAGGCTTAGCCCTCCCTACCGCCTCGTCTTCTGCATCTATACCTAAAGCCGGATCTTCAAGTCAAGCCAATGGAAATGGACAGATCTTAAGGGATGACGAGCGTttagaaggggaaggagaagtgtTGAAGCGTGCACCGGCGAAAGCGATCAGTAGTGTTCCTGAGATCACTTCTGTTCAAGGGCTAGTTCCGACTTTACA AAACATCGTCGCTACTGTGAATCTTGAATGTCGGCTGGACCTGAAAACTATCGCTCTGCACGCTAGAAATGCGGAATATAACCCAAAG CGTTTCGCAGCGGTGGTCATGCGTATCCGGGACCCCAAAACGACCGCTCTGATCTTCGCATCCGGTAAAATGGTAGTCACAGGAGCGAAATCCGAGGACGACAGTCGACTCGCTTCGAGAAAATACGCACGTATAATCCAAAAATTGGGATTCGACGCGAGATTTGCCGAATTCAAGATTCAAAATATCGTAGGATCGTGTGATGTCAAGTTCCCGATCCGGTTGGAAGGTCTAGCGTTCAGTCATGGTGCTTTCAGTAGTTATGAACCTGAG TTGTTCCCCGGCCTGATTTACCGAATGATGAAACCGAAAGTCGTATTGCTCATTTTCGTTTCTGGCAAGATTGTATTGACTGGTGCGAAAGTGCGAGAAGAGATTTATATGGCTTTTAATCAGATTTATTCGGTATTGGTCG AATTCCGAAAAGAAGCATAG
- a CDS encoding 60S ribosomal protein eL15, with the protein MGAYKYLAELYTKKQSDVLQFVSRVRCWEYRQLAVIHRASRPSRPDKARRLGYKAKQGYLIYRVRVRKGNRKKPVPKGATYGKPVRQGVNHLKYQRGLRSTAEERVGRRCGNLRVLNSYWVNQDGVYKYYEVILVDPSHKAIRRDARINWIANPVHKHRESRGLTAEGKKNRGLGKGSKHNHQPGRSTWKKHNTLSLRRYR; encoded by the exons ATGGGTGCTTACAAGTACTTGGCCGAGCTCTACACCAAGAAACAATCTGATGTTCTCCAGTTCGTCTCCCGAGTCAGATGTTGGGAATACAGACAGCTCGCCGTCATCCACCGAGCTTCCAGACCTTCCCGACCAGACAAGGCCAGAAGATTAGGGTACAAGGCCAAGCAAGGTTACTTGATCTACcgagtcagagtcagaaagGGAAACAGAAAGAAGCCCGTCCCCAAGGGTGCCACCTACGGTAAACCCGTCAGACAGGGTGTCAACCACCTCAAATACCAACGAGGTCTTAGAAGTACTGCCGAGGAGCGAGTTGGTAGACGATGTGGAAACTTGAGAGT CCTCAACTCTTACTGGGTTAACCAAGACGGTGTTTACAAGTACTACGAAGTCATCCTTGTCGA CCCATCGCACAAGGCTATCCGACGAGACGCCAGGATCAACTGGATCGCCAACCCCGTGCACAAGCACCGAGAATCCCGAGGTCTTACTGccgagggaaagaagaacagaGGTTTGGGCAAGGGTTCGAAACACAACCACCAACCCGGACGATCTACTTGGAAGAAGCACAACACCCTCTCTCTCCGACGATACCGATAA
- a CDS encoding 60S ribosomal protein L12 — protein MPPKFDPSEVKIIYLRAVGGEVGASSALAPKIGPLGLSPKKVGEDIAKATSDWKGLRVTCQLTIQNRQATVSVVPSASALVIKALKEPPRDRKKEKNIKHSGNIPLDQIYDIARKLAHKSFAKSLAGGVLEVLGTAQSVGCTIDGKPPHDIIDAIHDGEIVVPDE, from the exons ATGCCTCCCAAATTCGACCCCTCGGAAGTCAAG ATCATCTACCTTAGAGCTGTCGGTGGAGAAGTCGGTGCTTCGTCCGCTTTGGCTCCTAAGATCGGTCCTCTTGgtttg TCCCCCAAGAAGGTTGGTGAAGATATCGCCAAGGCTACCTCCGACTGGAAGGGTCTCCGAGTAACTTGTCAATTGACCATCCAAAACAG ACAAGCTACCGTCTCCGTCGTCCCATCCGCCTCTGCCCTCGTCATCAAAGCCCTCAAAGAACCTCCTAGAGaccgaaagaaggagaaaaatATCAAGCACTCCGGAAACATCCCTCTTGACCAAATCTACGAC ATCGCCCGAAAGTTGGCCCACAAGTCATTCGCCAAGTCCCTCGCCGGTGGTGTTTTAGAAGTTTTGGGTACTGCTCAATCCGTCGGATGCACAATCGACGGAAAGCCACCCCACGACATCATCGATGCCATCCACGATGGTGAGATCGTCGTTCCCGATGAGTAA